Proteins found in one Fulvitalea axinellae genomic segment:
- a CDS encoding RDD family protein yields MNTANNLILDDLTQKIEYEEAGKGRRFANSLIDIFCMYIFTFLIGMVIGLVLFITSSKSQGDVLIGEGTDLLIGLLSAFSYFFLFEGLTKGRTMGKLITGTKAVGEEGEPLTWKMAFIRSLVRFVPFEAFSFLGEQGFHDKWSKTEVVRTKRKA; encoded by the coding sequence ATGAATACTGCAAACAACTTGATCCTCGACGATTTGACCCAAAAAATCGAATATGAGGAAGCTGGCAAAGGTCGTCGGTTCGCTAATTCCCTAATAGACATTTTCTGTATGTATATCTTCACTTTTCTGATTGGGATGGTGATAGGTTTAGTTTTGTTTATAACATCCAGCAAGTCGCAGGGCGATGTCCTTATTGGTGAGGGGACAGATTTGTTAATAGGTCTTTTATCAGCGTTTTCATATTTTTTTCTATTTGAAGGTTTAACCAAAGGCCGCACCATGGGCAAATTAATTACAGGTACCAAGGCGGTGGGTGAAGAGGGGGAGCCTCTGACTTGGAAAATGGCCTTTATTCGTTCCTTGGTAAGGTTTGTCCCTTTTGAAGCTTTCAGTTTTCTGGGAGAGCAGGGCTTCCATGACAAATGGTCGAAAACCGAAGTGGTTCGTACCAAGAGAAAAGCTTGA